The following coding sequences lie in one Carassius gibelio isolate Cgi1373 ecotype wild population from Czech Republic chromosome A17, carGib1.2-hapl.c, whole genome shotgun sequence genomic window:
- the LOC127933282 gene encoding fibronectin type 3 and ankyrin repeat domains 1 protein-like isoform X2, protein MRLTDHLLVDIFVKHGADINKKDSTGKDSLMLACFAGHLYTGTRSSTLQSKDTDTCMPLHWAMDGGHLSVITYMIQDSCEVDVLDKVSLWTPLMRVSAIIGKAAVTSILLQAEADVKVRDKAGKTPLIVFIIKTAMRIAEDKMDDISRFFFFLVIILWNW, encoded by the exons ATGAGACTCACTGACCATCT CTTAGTGGACATTTTTGTGAAGCATGGAGCTGATATTAACAAGAAAGACAGCACTGGAAAAGACAG tttaatgctGGCCTGTTTTGCTGGTCACCTTTACACCGGTACACGCAGCTCCACATTGCAATCTAAAGATACAGACACCTGCATGCCGCTCCACTGGGCCATGGATGGAGGACACCTGTCTGTCATTACATATATGATCCAGGATAGTTGTGAG GTGGATGTTTTGGATAAAGTGTCTCTCTGGACTCCTCTTATGCGTGTGTCAGCCATCATTGGAAAGGCTGCGGTCACCTCCATCCTCCTCCAGGCTGAAGCTGATGTAAAAGTCCGTGACAAAGCTGGCAAGACACCACTAATTGTATTTATCATCAAAACAGCCATGAGAATTGCTGAGGACAAGATGGATGACATtagtcgattttttttttttttggtaataattTTGTGGAACTGGTGA
- the LOC127933282 gene encoding fibronectin type 3 and ankyrin repeat domains 1 protein-like isoform X1 has protein sequence MREKCSLLKYSHIFLIMISICLVCSLVDIFVKHGADINKKDSTGKDSLMLACFAGHLYTGTRSSTLQSKDTDTCMPLHWAMDGGHLSVITYMIQDSCEVDVLDKVSLWTPLMRVSAIIGKAAVTSILLQAEADVKVRDKAGKTPLIVFIIKTAMRIAEDKMDDISRFFFFLVIILWNW, from the exons ATGAGAGAAAAGTGTAGTTTGTTGAAATATAGTCATATATTTCTAATAATGATCAGCATCTGTTTGGTTTGTAGCTTAGTGGACATTTTTGTGAAGCATGGAGCTGATATTAACAAGAAAGACAGCACTGGAAAAGACAG tttaatgctGGCCTGTTTTGCTGGTCACCTTTACACCGGTACACGCAGCTCCACATTGCAATCTAAAGATACAGACACCTGCATGCCGCTCCACTGGGCCATGGATGGAGGACACCTGTCTGTCATTACATATATGATCCAGGATAGTTGTGAG GTGGATGTTTTGGATAAAGTGTCTCTCTGGACTCCTCTTATGCGTGTGTCAGCCATCATTGGAAAGGCTGCGGTCACCTCCATCCTCCTCCAGGCTGAAGCTGATGTAAAAGTCCGTGACAAAGCTGGCAAGACACCACTAATTGTATTTATCATCAAAACAGCCATGAGAATTGCTGAGGACAAGATGGATGACATtagtcgattttttttttttttggtaataattTTGTGGAACTGGTGA